One genomic window of Longimicrobiaceae bacterium includes the following:
- the nrdR gene encoding transcriptional regulator NrdR, producing the protein MRCPFCHHSEDRVVDSRSSREGRAVRRRRECIRCGRRFTTYEYIEERPLQVLKRDGEVEPYDRRKLLRSVQIACAKRPVSPTDVDAILEDIERILDRSDEVEVPSGRLGEMVMERLKTRDHIAYVRFASVYRNFQDLTEFYDELKDLDARRQEMELRRYQLPLPSLEDTAP; encoded by the coding sequence ATGCGCTGCCCCTTCTGCCATCACAGCGAGGACCGTGTCGTCGACTCCCGCAGCAGCCGGGAGGGACGCGCGGTGCGCCGCCGCCGGGAGTGCATCCGGTGCGGGCGGCGCTTCACCACGTACGAGTACATCGAGGAGCGGCCGCTGCAGGTCCTCAAGCGCGACGGCGAGGTGGAGCCGTACGACCGGCGGAAGCTGCTGCGCAGCGTGCAGATCGCCTGCGCGAAGCGGCCGGTGAGCCCCACCGACGTGGATGCGATCCTGGAGGACATCGAGCGCATCCTGGACCGCTCTGACGAGGTGGAGGTCCCGAGCGGGCGGCTGGGCGAGATGGTGATGGAGCGCCTCAAGACGCGCGACCACATCGCCTACGTGCGGTTCGCGTCGGTGTACCGCAACTTCCAGGACCTCACGGAGTTCTACGACGAGCTGAAGGACCTGGATGCGCGGCGGCAGGAAATGGAGCTGAGACGGTACCAGCTCCCCCTCCCCTCGCTGGAGGACACGGCTCCCTGA